TTGGGAGGACACGAAGCAACTCGCGACGGATCCCCTCGATCAGCGCGTGTTCGCGATCTCCGACGCTGCCCTTGCAACGCGTCTCGCGGTCCTCGACGCCGCGAACAACGACTTCGCGTCGAGCGTCGGCGAGTTCTACGACGTGTTCCTCTCCGACTCGGACGGGACGCCGGACGCGATGGGCGAGTACCTCACGATCGAGGTCATCTACGACACGCCTGGCTCCAACGGCGGAAACATCAATCGCATCGACCTCAACTTCTCGAGCGGCCCCACGCAGTTCGCCGACTCCGTTGCGAGCTTCGTGACCGCCGGTCCCGGCGTCGCGGGCTCGGTCGGTAACGCGGTGGATGCCGACATCGACACGACGACGCTCCTCGGCAGCACGTTCGGCACCTCAGGGCGCTTGCGCTTGACCGTCGGCTTCTCTGCGACCGCCGTGCCCGAGCCTGCAGTCACCTCCCTGCTGGCATTGGGCCTCGGTCTCGCGGTTGCCAAGCTCGGTAGACGTCGCTCCGCTCGCCTCTGAGGGCGGCCGCGACGACGTCCGTCGCTCAGTCCGGCAGCTCGATGTGCAGCGTGTCGCCCTCGAGCCACGCGCGGTGCACGCGCACGCGCGCGCCGTCGTCTTTGCCTTCGCCGCTGCGCACGTCGTAGGCGTAGCCGTGCACCGGGCAGATCACGCACTCGCGCTCGATCTCGCCCTCGCCGAGGCTCGCGCCCGCGTGGGGACAGATGCCGTCGATCGCGAAGTACCCCGACTCGGTGCGCCCGATCGCGAGCAATCGCCCCGCGATCGTGAACGCGCGTACCTCGCCGACGCGCAGCTTCGAGGCGGGGGAGAGCGTGTGGACGCTCATTCACGCACCGGTCGACGGGCAGCGCGGCGGGCCAAAAGGGGTCAGACCCCGCGTGGTCGGTTGCGCTGAATCCGCGGCCACTCGCGCGCTCGCGGCTACGGCGTCCCGAGCGTCTTGCGCACCCAGGTCTCGAGCACGCTCAGCACTTCGCGATTCACCTCGTCCTGCGTGCGCGGCCCCTTCTTCGGAACGGCGAGGTGGTGGTCGGCTTCCTCCACCACGTGCAGCTGCACGGGCGCGCCCACGCGCGTCAGCGTCTTGCGCAGGGCGGGCAGCTCGCACATGCGGTCCTTCGAGCCCTGCACGAACAGCATCGGCGTGATCACGCGGTAGAGCCGGTCGGCGCGCACGTCCTTCGGGTCGCCCTGCTTGTGCAAGGGGTAGCCGAGGAAGAAGAGGCCTTGGATGCGGATGCGCGTGGTGGCTGCGTGTGCAGCAGCGATTGCGCCCGCGTTCTTGCCGCCCGCGAAGATGTAGGCGGGCGCGGCGCTGGGGTCCTGCGAGAGCACCTGCAGCGCGGCCTGGTAGGTGCGCAGCAGCACGAGGGGATCGTCGGGCTTCTTCTTCTCCGCGACCATGTACGGCATCGGAAAGCGCAGCGTGAGGTACTTCCGCTCGGTCAGCGCCTTCTGCAGCGTGTCGAGGAGCGGATCCTCGGCGTCCGAGGCCTGCGCGAAGACCACCGAGACGCGCGCGCCGGTGGGCCACCACTCGGGCACCCCAAGGCGTCCCGTCACGGAGTCGAGACCGTGGACCGGCTCGATCAGCGGGATCTTGATCGGTTCGTACTGGGGTGCGGAGTCGGCCACGCCCATCCTCTAGTGATGAGGAGAACAGCCCCCGGGGGCGAGCGGCGGGCGAACCTTAACTACTTCGATTTGCGAGCAACAGGCCGCGCGAGGCGTTTCGGGGCGAGGATTTCGCGGCGACTCTCATTTCCCCCGGATCGAGCGCCCCTTCACCCCGCGTCGTGGCCACCCGATCATCGAGGCCCTCATGCGCAAGCTGCTCATCACCGGCATTGCGGGCCCGCTCGGGCGGCGTCTCGCGCGCCGGCTCGCGGAGAGCTGGGCGGTGTGCGGCGTCGACGCGCGCCCGTGGCCGGGTCGCCCGCGCGAGATCGCGATGCACGTCGCCGATCTGCGCAAGCGTGAGTTCGAGGAGGTGGTCCGGGGCGAGCGCCCGCACGCCATCGTGCACCTCGGCGTACGGCGCTAGCTCCGCGGCGACGCCCGCAACCGCCACGATCAGAACGTGCGCGGCACGAAGCGCTTGCTCGATCACTGCGCAGCCTTCGGCGTGAAGCAGCTGGTGATGGTGTCGACCGGCGCCGTCTACGGCGCGGCTCCGGAGAACGCGCTGTACATGAACGAGGACGAGCCGCTCAGCGCGAGCCGCACCTACCCCGAGATTCGCGACCGCGTCGAGGTCGACGCCGTCGTCAGCGGCTTCGTGTGGCGCATGCCCGAGATCCGCACCGCGGTGCTGAGGCCCGTGCACGTGTTGGGGCCGCACTCGACGGGCATGATGGCCGACTACCTGCGCCGCGATCGCCCGCCCACCGTGCTCGGCTACGACCCGCTGATTCAGGTGATGCACGAAGACGACTGGTGCGAGTCGATCGCGCTCACGCTCGCGAAGGAGATCGCGGGCGTGTTCAACGTGACGGGGCCGGGCGTCGTGCCGCTGCGCACCGCGATCGCGGAGACGGCCGGCGTGCCGATGTCGGTGCCGGAGTTTGCGCTGCGCCCGTGGATCCGCGCCGCGTTCGCGGCGGGCCTCGTGCCTTGGCCCGAAGGCGCGATCGACATGCTGAAGTATCCCGTGACGATCTCGGGCGAGCGCTTCGTGCACGCGACGGCGTGGAAGCCGCTGTTCTCGCTGCCCGAGATCTTCGCCGCGCACCGCGAGCGCCGGAGCGAGCCGTGAGCGAGGCGAGCGCATACGACCGCGTGCTCGACATGTTGCGGACGGCGCTGCCCGAGTCCGTGCGCGAGCTCGAAGCGCGCATCGAGGAGCGCCTCGCGCGCGTGCCGGCGCGCCTCAACGAGTACGGCGTCGACCGCTTCGGCATGGAGCCCGCGTTCGCGAAGCGCAACCTGCTGCCCGCGGCCCTGCTCTACCAGCACTACTTCCGCGTCGAGACGCGCGGCGCGGAGCGCGTGCCGGGAGGCCGCGTGCTGCTGATCGCGAATCACGCCGGCCAGCTCCCGTTCGACGCCGCGATGCTCGGCGTCGCGATGCTGCTCGAAGCCGAGCCGCCGCGGCTCGCGCGCGGGCTCGGCGAGTACTGGATTCCGCAGCTGCCGTTCGTGAGCGAGCTCGCGACGCGCGGCGGAAATCTCGTCGGCACACCCGAGAATTTCCGCGCGCTGATCGACGCCGAAGAGTGCGTGATGGTGTTCCCGGAAGGCGTACGCGGCATGAACAAGCCGTTCCGCGAGCGCTATCGGCTGCAGCGCTTCGGCACCGGCTTCGTGCGGCTCGCGCTCGAGACGCGCACGCCGATCGTGCCCGTGGGCATCGTGGGCAGCGAGGAGCAGCAGCCTGGCCTCTACGACGTGAAGCCGCTCGCGAAGTTGTTGGGGATGCCCGCGTTCCCGATCACGCCCACGTTCCCGTGGCTCGGCCCGCTCGGCATCTTGCCGCTGCCGGTGAAGTATCGGATCGAGATCGGCGAGCCGATCCACTTCGAGGGCGACCCGAACGAAGGCGACGCCGCGATCGAAGCGCGCGTGTCCACCGTGAAGATCGCGATCGACAACCTGCTCGAAGCCGGCCGCCGCGAGCGCAAGGGCGTGTTCTTCTGAGCTCAGCCGAGCAAGTGCGATCGAGCGAGCGAAGCGAGGCGACGACGGCGGGGCGAGAGTGGCCGTGAGCTCGCGCTGGCCTAAAGCTGGCCAATCACTGCGACGATGCGGACTTCATGTGGATCGCGCCCCTGGTCTTTGCGCTGCTCGCGGCGCCCGCGTTTCGCGTCTGGCGCGCAAGCGCGGGGCGGCGCGATGCGCCCGAGCGGTCGGTCGCCGCTTTCTTCGCGCTCTCCGGGCTGGGATTCGCGCTGCGCTTCCAGGCGCTGAACGACGGCCGACTCGACACCACGCTCGAGATCGCGCTGAACAGCGCGGGCCACGTGGCGCTCTCGCTCGCCTCGATCGCGCTCCTCTCCTTCACGCAGCGCATCTTCCGCCCGACGGCGCGCGCGGCAATGTGGGGCGGCAGCGCGTTGTCGCTGGCCGCGCTCGCCCTGCTCCCGCTCGACGGCGGCGCCACGCGTGAAGACGCAGATTCGCTGCTGGCGCTGAACGCCCTGCGCGCGCTCGTCTTCTCCTGGAGCTTCCTCGAAGCCTTCCTCTACTGGCGGCAGATGAGGCGGCGCGCGGCGCTCGGGCTCGGGGATCACGTCGTCGCGAATCGCTTCCTGCTGTGGTCGATCTGGAGCGCGGGTCTCGCGCTCTGCTTCGTGTTCGTGCTCGGCATGCGCATCGCTGGCCGCGCGATCGGCGCCGACTCCGCGCTGCTCCCGACGTACATGCCGATGATCCGTGTCGTCCTCGGCGCGGTCGTGCTCGCGTCGTTCGTCGCGATCTGCCTCTGCTTCTTCCCGCCCGCGCGCTACCGCGCATGGATTGCGCGCCCGGCCTGAGGAGCAGCAGGCGCCCGCGCGCGAGATAGATTGCGCACGTGAGCGACGGCGACCGCATCGAAATCGACCTCAGCGCCCGCGAACAGCGCGTCTACGATCGCTGGCGCGCGGCGCTCGCGAAGCCGCTGCCCGGCGCGAGCCCGGACCTGCGCGACGCGCTGCTCGCGCTGCCCGATCTGGTCGTGCTCGTGCTGCGCTTGTTACGGGACTCGCGCGTGAGGCCGGGCGACAAGGCGATCGCGCTGCTCGGCATCGCGTACGTGATGTCGCCCGTCGACCTGATGCCCGAGTTCCTGTTCGGCCCCGTCGGCCTGCTCGACGACATCTTCGTCCTCGCGCTCACCGTCTCGCGCCTCGTGAACCGCGTGCATCCCGACGTCGTGCGCGCGCACTGGTCCGGCAAGGGCGACGTGCTCGACGCGATTCACCGCACGAGCGCGTGGGCCGAGCGCCAAGTCGGCGGGCGCGTGCGCAGCGCGATCGAGCGCTGGAGTCGATGAAGCCGATCGTCATCGTCACCGGCAACCCCGGCGCCGGGAAGTCGACGCTCGCCCGGCGGCTCGCGCTCGCAGCGGAGCGCGGCCTGCATCTCGACTCCGACCTCTTCTACGGCTTCCCCGCGCGGCCCATCGATCCGACGACGCCGGACTCGCGAGAACAGAACGAGACGATCCTGCGTGCTCTCGCACGCTGCGCGCGCACGTTCTCGGAGGGCGCCTACGACGTGTTCTTCGACGGCGTCGTCGGCCCGTGGGTCCTGCCGCTCGTGCGCGCCGAGCTGCGCGGTCTCGAGCTGCACTACGTCGTCTTGCGCGCGAACGAGGCGGATGCGCTCGCGCGCGTGCGCAGCCGCGATGGCGAGGGGCAGGATGCGCGCGTGAGTCAGATGTACCGCGCGTTCGCGGAAGTCGGCGAGCACGCGGCGCGCGTGGTCGCGACCTCGGGGCGCCGTCGGCGCGACGTGTTCGCGGAAGTGTCGGACGGGCTGCGCGCCGGCCGCTTCCTGTTAGGGGCGGAGTAGAACGCTCACGCCCCCGCCGCGTCCGCCTCGAGCTCCTGCACGAGCAGCTCCAGCGCCGCTTCGGCGAACGCCGCCATGTTGCGTACGCGGTCGCCGTCGCCGGTGAGCACGCGGCGAGTGGCCTCGCGTGTGCCCGCGATCGCCACCCAGGCGTGTCCCGCAGGATCGCCGTAGCGATTGGCGGTGGGCCCCGCGGCGCCGCCTTCGCCGATGCCCCAGTTCGCGCCCAGCTTCACGACCGCGCTGCGCGCGAGATGCAGCGCCCACGGCTCGCTCGCGCCGCGCAGGTTGTCGGGCGGCTTCACCGCGCCCGCGATGAAGCCGCGGCTGGCTGCGAGTGTGTAGATCACGCCGCCGCCGAGGAAGTAGTTGCTCGCGCCCGGCACCGACAGCAGCGCCGCGCAGACGAGCCCGCCCGCCGCGCCTTCGCACACCGCGACCGTCTCGCGCTGCGCCTGCAGCAGCTGCGCTGCGCGCGCGGCGAGGGAGAGCAGCTTCGGGGTGAGGGGTCCGGCTTCGCTCATGGAGGCTCCGAGTTGTTACGGGCTGCCCGCCGCGCGCTCGGCGGCGATGCTCGCCATCGCGCGCCGCTGGGCTTCGGGGATGCGGCGCACCCGCCCCGTCGTGTCGACCATGGCGTGCTCGGTCGCGCCGCGCGCTATCGCGATGAGCTCCGCTCCGCTTCGCGTCGCTGCGCGCTTCGCTTGCCGGCTCGCCTCGTCGACGAGCGACAGCGCGTACTCCATGCGCAGCGACGCGCCGCGCGCCCACGCGAGCCACACCGCGATCTCGACCTCGTCGTCGAAGCGCAGGCCGCGCAGGTAGTCGAGCTCGACGCGCGTGGTGGCGAAGTGCAGTCCCTCGGCGACGTACTCGCGATAGGGACGGTGGTGCTCGTCCATCCAGCGGATGCGCGCGAGCTCGAGGAAGCGCACGCAGTTCGCGTGGTGCACGAGGCCCATCGCGTCGGTCTCGTAGAACGGCACGCGATGGCGGTGGCGCGTGACGGGCACGCCGGGCGGCGGGAGCGGCTCGGGCATCGCGCGGACCTAGAACTTGTCCTTGGCCGCGCGGCGCTGGCCGAGCTCCTCGACGGTCGCCGCGCGCATGAACGGGTTCGTGGCGTGCTCGTCCGCGATCGTGGTCGGCACGACCATCTCCGCGGGCGTCGCGTCGTGCCAATCCTTGGCGGCGTTCGCGCGAATCTTCGCCACGCGAAGGGCGGCGGCCTTCACGGCGGAGTTGTCAGGTTCCGCGTGCGCGGCGAAGCGGAGATTGCCCGCGGTGTACTCGTGGCCGCAGAACACGCGCGTGTCGCCCGGCAGCGCGCCAAGCTTCTGCATCGCGCGGAACATCATCTCGGGCGTGCCTTCGAACAGGCGCCCGCAGCCCGCTGCGAACAGCGTGTCGCCGCAGAAGACGGCGCGCGCCTCGTCGAACACGTACGCGATGTGCCCGCGCGTGTGCGCGGGGATGAACAGGATGCGCGCGGTCGCGCGGCCCACTGTGATCGTGTCGCCCTCGTCGAGGCCGTTCGTGAAGCCCGCGAGGCGGTCCGCGTCGCTGCGATGCCCGAACACGGGAGCTCCGTACTTCTTGGCGAGCTCGGGGTTGGCGGCGGCGTGATCGGGGTGATGGTGCGTCGAGAGAATCTTCGTGACGCGCGCGCCGATCGCATCGACTCGCTTCACGACGGGCGCGACTTCCGGCGCATCGACGACCGCGGCCTCGCCGCTCTGCTCGCACACTAGCAGGTAGGTGTAGTTGTCGCTGAGCGTCGGGATGCGTTCGATGCGGAGGGTCATAGGCGCGCGAAGCTAGGTCGGCGTGCCGCGCGCTTCCATGCTCACAGCAGACTCAGCTGCGGATCCGGCTCCACGTCCGCTGCGAGCGCCGCGATCTCCGCCGCGCGCTCGGGGTTCACCGCGGGGCAGCGGTCCTTGAACTCGCACCAGTTGCAGAGCCCGCTCGGCTTCGGCGCGAACTCCTTCTCGCCGCGAATCTTGTCGATCGCGCGCGTCGTGTCGCTCCGCAGACGTTCGCGCTGTTCCGGCGTGCGCTGCGAGGTGCGCTGCTCGTCGCGCAGCACGTAGTGCCACACGAGCCGCATCTCGCCGTCTTCGCCGAGCTGCTCGCGGATGCCGAGCTCGTAGAGCCCGAGCTGGCGGTCGCGGTCGAGGTCG
This genomic stretch from Deltaproteobacteria bacterium harbors:
- a CDS encoding AAA family ATPase, producing MKPIVIVTGNPGAGKSTLARRLALAAERGLHLDSDLFYGFPARPIDPTTPDSREQNETILRALARCARTFSEGAYDVFFDGVVGPWVLPLVRAELRGLELHYVVLRANEADALARVRSRDGEGQDARVSQMYRAFAEVGEHAARVVATSGRRRRDVFAEVSDGLRAGRFLLGAE
- a CDS encoding DUF1232 domain-containing protein — encoded protein: MSDGDRIEIDLSAREQRVYDRWRAALAKPLPGASPDLRDALLALPDLVVLVLRLLRDSRVRPGDKAIALLGIAYVMSPVDLMPEFLFGPVGLLDDIFVLALTVSRLVNRVHPDVVRAHWSGKGDVLDAIHRTSAWAERQVGGRVRSAIERWSR
- a CDS encoding acyltransferase family protein; the encoded protein is MLRTALPESVRELEARIEERLARVPARLNEYGVDRFGMEPAFAKRNLLPAALLYQHYFRVETRGAERVPGGRVLLIANHAGQLPFDAAMLGVAMLLEAEPPRLARGLGEYWIPQLPFVSELATRGGNLVGTPENFRALIDAEECVMVFPEGVRGMNKPFRERYRLQRFGTGFVRLALETRTPIVPVGIVGSEEQQPGLYDVKPLAKLLGMPAFPITPTFPWLGPLGILPLPVKYRIEIGEPIHFEGDPNEGDAAIEARVSTVKIAIDNLLEAGRRERKGVFF
- a CDS encoding acyl-CoA thioesterase; protein product: MPEPLPPPGVPVTRHRHRVPFYETDAMGLVHHANCVRFLELARIRWMDEHHRPYREYVAEGLHFATTRVELDYLRGLRFDDEVEIAVWLAWARGASLRMEYALSLVDEASRQAKRAATRSGAELIAIARGATEHAMVDTTGRVRRIPEAQRRAMASIAAERAAGSP
- a CDS encoding NAD-dependent epimerase/dehydratase family protein, yielding MRGTKRLLDHCAAFGVKQLVMVSTGAVYGAAPENALYMNEDEPLSASRTYPEIRDRVEVDAVVSGFVWRMPEIRTAVLRPVHVLGPHSTGMMADYLRRDRPPTVLGYDPLIQVMHEDDWCESIALTLAKEIAGVFNVTGPGVVPLRTAIAETAGVPMSVPEFALRPWIRAAFAAGLVPWPEGAIDMLKYPVTISGERFVHATAWKPLFSLPEIFAAHRERRSEP
- a CDS encoding NAD-dependent epimerase/dehydratase family protein, with amino-acid sequence MRKLLITGIAGPLGRRLARRLAESWAVCGVDARPWPGRPREIAMHVADLRKREFEEVVRGERPHAIVHLGVRR
- a CDS encoding CinA family protein, which codes for MSEAGPLTPKLLSLAARAAQLLQAQRETVAVCEGAAGGLVCAALLSVPGASNYFLGGGVIYTLAASRGFIAGAVKPPDNLRGASEPWALHLARSAVVKLGANWGIGEGGAAGPTANRYGDPAGHAWVAIAGTREATRRVLTGDGDRVRNMAAFAEAALELLVQELEADAAGA
- the gloB gene encoding hydroxyacylglutathione hydrolase — translated: MTLRIERIPTLSDNYTYLLVCEQSGEAAVVDAPEVAPVVKRVDAIGARVTKILSTHHHPDHAAANPELAKKYGAPVFGHRSDADRLAGFTNGLDEGDTITVGRATARILFIPAHTRGHIAYVFDEARAVFCGDTLFAAGCGRLFEGTPEMMFRAMQKLGALPGDTRVFCGHEYTAGNLRFAAHAEPDNSAVKAAALRVAKIRANAAKDWHDATPAEMVVPTTIADEHATNPFMRAATVEELGQRRAAKDKF
- a CDS encoding Rieske (2Fe-2S) protein; the protein is MSVHTLSPASKLRVGEVRAFTIAGRLLAIGRTESGYFAIDGICPHAGASLGEGEIERECVICPVHGYAYDVRSGEGKDDGARVRVHRAWLEGDTLHIELPD